Proteins co-encoded in one Bos taurus isolate L1 Dominette 01449 registration number 42190680 breed Hereford chromosome X, ARS-UCD2.0, whole genome shotgun sequence genomic window:
- the LOC112445181 gene encoding uncharacterized protein CXorf66 homolog encodes MKPINKVLDMNLFIYVLLLSIWTSSCLDRNESNGSATAVSTHAESKQGRMQGIRQYLLIVLTVILIIGFVIRCYFFIQYICVGEESHRAIMVKEEGITEASSTSSKISFTDSKSLTAGPGNPEKQSVLSSIDNSSRPSSRQKASVPLRAKKLVRPSSQKNPSKSSTHKTELGSLPQKKLHRTRSPKKAHRGAHAHKHIRSSQVSPSYPKKAITPTWPSSLQCLVKPTKTSPPYAKSQSVPEQSNVVKLTKLRRHHKPKSPASEGSAEILSRPQPVNFCQCYKEICLVCSASSEPFITHISERNMKHVLVPDFSRELKHSYKSFHKTEPKDNALYGSMNDSHFTCNSDDESDKEATIMCNIKCKETIYKTSQNNLRPHGKKKKRTTYVEEANF; translated from the exons ATGAAACCTATCAACAAGGTCCTGGACATGAATCTCTTCATTTATGTCCTCCTTTTATCAATTTGGACAAGTAGTTGTTTAGATAGAAATGAAAGCAATGGATCTGCTACTGCAG TATCTACACATGCTGAATCCAAGCAAGGCAGAATGCAGGGAATAAGACAATATCTACTCATTGTCCTAACTGTTATACTCATCATCGGCTTTGTTATCAGGTGTTATTTCTTTATTCAGTATATCTGTGTGGGTGAGGAATCCCATAGAGCAATAAT GGTCAAGGAAGAAGGCATCACCGAGGCATCATCCACATCATCTAAAATATCATTCACTGACTCCAAGTCACTGACTGCTGGTCCAGGCAATCCAGAAAAACAATCTGTGCTGTCTAGTATAGATAATTCATCTCGGCCCTCAAGTCGACAAAAAGCCTCTGTACCTTTAAGAGCAAAAAAGTTAGTCAGGCCCTCAAGTCAAAAAAACCCATCCAAGTCATCAACTCACAAAACAGAGTTAGGATCACTCCCCCAGAAAAAATTGCATAGAACACGCAGTCCAAAAAAGGCACATAGGGGGGCTCATGCCCATAAGCATATCAGGTCAAGCCAGGTCAGTCCATCCTATCCAAAGAAGGCCATCACGCCAACTTGGCCATCAAGTCTACAATGTCTGGTCAAGCCAACCAAAACTTCTCCACCCTATGCAAAGAGTCAAAGTGTCCCTGAGCAATCAAATGTAGTGAAACTGACCAAACTTCGGAGACATCATAAACCAAAAAGCCCAGCTAGTGAAGGTAGTGCAGAAATATTATCTAGGCCTCAACCAGTGAATTTTTGTCAGTGCTACAAGGAAATATGCCTTGTTTGCAGTGCTTCTTCTGAGCCATTCATCACTCATATTTCAGAAAGGAATATGAAGCATGTTCTAGTTCCAGATTTTTCACGTGAACTGAAGCACTCTTACAAGTCATTTCACAAGACAGAGCCCAAGGATAATGCACTGTATGGCAGCATGAATGATAGCCATTTCACATGTAACAGTGATGATGAAAGTGACAAGGAGGCGACTATTATGTGCAATATAAAATGCAAGGAAACCATCTATAAAACCTCCCAAAATAATTTAAGgcctcatgggaaaaaaaaaaaaaggaccaccTATGTAGAAGAAGCAAACTTCTAA